CTTTTGTTTAGCATTTGGTGAGCTTCGGTCAGAACGGCTCGGTCAACCGCTTGCCGTTCTTCTTATTTCACCGCAACAGGAGCCGGCAATGCAGAGTCATTCAGCAGACCTTTTACCTTCCGATCTCGACCAGCTGTGCATCAATACCATCCGCTTTCTCTCCGTCGATGCGGTGCAAAAGGCGAACAGCGGCCACCCCGGCCTCCCGCTCGGCGCAGCGCCGATGGCTTATCTATTGTGGTCCCGGTTTCTCCGGCACAATCCCCGCAACCCCGCGTGGTTCAACCGTGACCGCTTCGTCCTCTCCGGGGGGCACGGCTCGATGCTCCTGTACTCTCTCCTGCACCTGACAGGTTACGATCTTTCCCTCGATGACCTGAAAAACTTCCGTCAGCTCGGTAGCAGAACGCCGGGGCATCCGGAGCGGGGGCGGACCGCGGGGGTGGAGGTCTCGACGGGGCCGCTCGGGCAGGGATTTGCCAACAGCGTCGGGATGGCAATTGCGGAGGCGCACCTCGCGGCGCGGTACAACCGTCCGGGGTTCGACATCATCGAGCACTACAGCTACGGCATCGCCAGCGACGGCGACCTGATGGAAGGGGTGGCATCGGAGGCGGCCTCGCTCGCCGGGCACCTGAAGCTCGGCAAGCTGATCTACTTCTACGACGACAACAGGATCAGCCTTGCTTCCTCCACAGACCTTACCTTCACCGAGAGCCGCGCGCGGCGCTTCGAGGCGTACGGCTGGCAGGTTCTTGTGGTCGATGACGCAAACGAGCTGATGATGCTCGAAAAGACGCTGGAAGCCGCGCGCCGGGAGACGACTCGCCCCTCCCTCATCATCGTGCGCAGCCACATAGGGTTTGGCTCCCCGAACAAGCAGGACACCTTCGAGGCGCACGGCTCGCCGCTCGGGGCGGACGAAGTGAGGCTTACCAAGGAGCGGCTTGGATGGCCGGTTGATCCCCCCTTTCTCGTTCCACCGGAAGCGCAGCAACATTTCCGCAAGGCGGTGGATAGGGGGGCCGAGCTGGAGAAGTCGTGGGAGGAGCTCTTTGAAAGATACTCGCGCGAATACCCCGACCTTGCGAAGGAGCTGCGCGATACCATCACCGGAAAGATCCCGGGAGATCTCTCAGGATCCCTGCCGAACTTCCCGGCCGATCCAAAAGGTATGGCGACGCGTATCGCTTCCGGAAAGGTACTGAACGCGCTCGCGGCGAAGGTGCCGAATCTTCTCGGCGGCTCGGCTGACCTCAATCCCTCCACCTTTACCGCTCTTCAGGGACTCGGAGACCTGGAAGCCCCCGGGTTCGCCCCGAAGGACCGGCAGGGTGCCGTCGGCGGCGAGTGGGGTTACGGTGGGCGAAATGTGCACTATGGGGTGCGGGAGCATGCAATGGGGGCGATATCGAACGGCATCGCCGCCCACGGCGGGCTCATCCCCTACGATGCGACCTTTCTTACCTTCTCCGACTACATGCGGCCGACACTGCGCCTCGGCGCGCTCTCCGAGCTGCAGGTGATCCACATCTACACCCACGACAGCATCGCTCTCGGAGAGGATGGGCCGACGCACCAGCCTGTCGAGCACGTCGCTTCCCTCAGGGCGATCCCGCACGTCGTCGTGCTGCGCCCGGGAGACGCCAACGAAACGGCGGTCGCCTGGCTTCTCGCCCTGGAGAGGAAGGCGGGGCCAACCGCCCTCATCCTTTCGCGCCAGAACGTCCCCACCCTGGACCGGGCACGGTATGCCGGTGCGGAAGGGGTACGCCACGGTGCCTACATTATCTCGGAGGCGCCTGAAGGGAAGCCTCAGATCATCCTCATCGGCACCGGCTCCGAGCTTCCGCTCGTTCTGGGCGTCCAGGACAAGCTCCTGGAGCGGGGCGTTCGGGCCCGGGTGGTCTCCATGCCGAGCTGGGAGCTTTTCGAGAAGCAGCCGCCGGAGTACCGGCGCGGCGTACTCCCCCCCGAGATAACGGCGCGCCTCGCGGTGGAGGCGGGGAGTCCGATGGGGTGGCAGCGCTACGTCGGCGACCATGGCGACGTCCTTGGAGTGTTAGATTTCGGCACTTCCGCCCCCGGCACCGCAGCTCTGGAGGCGTACGGCTTCACGGTGGAGAACGTGTGCAAGAGGGCTTTCGCCCTTATCGGGATGGCGGGGGAGGGTGCCTGATGCGCGTGGGGGTTGCGGCGGATCACGGCGGGTATGCCCTCAAATCCCGCGTCGCCGAGGCGCTCGCCTCCGAGGGGCACGAGGTGGTTGATTTCGGCGCCTTCCAGCTGGAGCCTTCGGACGACTACCCCGATTTCGTGCTCCCTCTGGCAAAGGCGCTGTCGGAGGGCTCTATCGAGCGGGGGATCGCCATCTGCACCAGCGGGGTGGGGGCTTCCATTGCGGCGAACAAGGTCGCGGGGGTGCGGGCAGCCCTCATCTGCGACACCTATTCGGCACGGCAGGGTGTGGAGGACGACGACATGAACGTCATCTGCCTCGGGAGTCGCCTCTCCGGATGCGCGGACGCCGTAGATCTCATCAAGACCTTCCTGGGGGCGCGGTTCAGCGGCGCGGAGCGCCATCGGCGACGCCTGGGAAAGATAGCGAAAGTGGAAGAGGCGAAATGCCAGGTGGAGTAGGAGGTCGTATGCAAGTAGGAATGATCGGTCTGGGTCGCATGGGTGGCGACATGGTGCGCCGCCTTATCAGGGGGGGGCACGAATGCGTCGTCTTTGGACGGCGGGATGAGGTGGTCTCCGCCTTTGAAAAGGAAGGGGCAGTCGGAACACGCACCCTGCAGGATTTTGTCGCTCGCCTGGTGAAGCCTCGCGTCGTGTGGCTCATGGTCCCCGTTGCTGCGGTGGACGGGCTTCTTGCCGATATCGTGCCGTTACTCGAGGCCGGAGACATCGTCATCGACGGTGGGAATTCATACTACCACGACGACGTCAGGCGCGCCCGCGAGCTAGCCCCGCGGGGGCTCAGGTACCTTGACGTTGGCACGAGCGGGGGGATCTGGGGGGCGGAGCGTGGCTACTGCCTCATGATAGGGGGGGATGCGGAGGTAGCGCATTATCTTGCGCCGGTCTTTGCCACCCTCGCTCCCGGGGTGGCGGCCGCCCCGCGGCTCCCGGGGCGCGAGACACAGGGGAGCAGCACCGCCGAACAGGGGTTCTTGCACTGCGGCCCCAGCGGCGCAGGTCATTTCGTAAAGATGGTGCACAACGGCATCGAGTACGGGCTTATGGCGGCGTATGCGGAGGGGCTGAACATCCTGCGGCATGCAAATGCGGGAGAAGCCGAGCGAGCGGTCGATGCGGAGACGACGCCGCTGCGCCATCCGGAGATGTACCGATACGACTTCGATCTTGCGCAGATCACCGAGCTGTGGAGGCGCGGGAGTGTGGTGGCGTCGTGGCTTCTCGATCTCAGCGCACAGGCTTTCCTGCAGAGCCCGAATCTCTCGGAGTTCCAGGGACGGGTGTCCGATTCGGGTGAAGGGCGCTGGACGGCGATCGCAGCCATTGAGGAGGGTGTGCCGGCCCCGGTGCTGAGCGCCGCACTCTACCAGCGCTTCAGTTCCCGCGGGGAGGCGGATTTTGCCGACAGGTATCTGTCGGCGCTCCGATTCGGCTTTGGCGGACACCTGGAAAAGCCCGTCTGACACGTCTGACTGGTCTGACCGCGACTGGTCCGACTGCAACAGAGGAAAAACATGCCCAGAAATCTCAACCTCGACCCTGTGGTGATTGTCATTCTCGGAGCGCGTGGGGATCTCGCCCGGCGCAAGCTCGTGCCTGCGCTCTACAACCTCTTCCTGGACCGCTACCTCCCCGACACCTTCTCGATCATCGGCGTCTCCCGGAAGGAGTTGAGCGACGAGGCGTACCGCCAGCACCTGCGTGAAGCGGTGGACGAATTTTCCCGGCGCGGTCCGACAAAGGACGAGCAGTGGAACAGGTTTGCGGCAAACATTACCTACCTCTCGGAGGACTTGAGCGTTCCCCCCACCGGCAACACCCTCGGCGAGAAGCTTGCCGAGGTGGACAGCCACTGGAGCAAACGCGCGAACCGCGTCTACTACCTCGCCATCGCTCCGGAGCTTTTTGAAGCGGCGGCGCGCCACCTGGAGCAGCTCGGAGTCTGCCGCGACTGCACCCGGGACCGCATCGTCATCGAAAAGCCGTTCGGCCGCGACCTCGCATCCGCCCGCTCGCTGAACCGCCTCATCGATTCCCTCTTCGCCGAGTCGCAGATCTACCGCATCGACCACTACCTCGGGAAGGAGACGGTGCAGAACATCCTGGCCTTTCGCTTCGCCAACTCCCTCTTCGAGCCGATCTGGAACCGCCGCTACATCGACCACGTGCAGATCACGGTGGCGGAGACGGTGGGGGTGGAGTCGCGCGGCGAGTACTACGAGCGGGCAGGCGCCCTGCGCGACATGGTGCAAAACCACCTGCTGCAGATCCTCTGCCTCGTTGCCATGGAGCCTCCTGTCTCCTTTGCCGCCGATGAGGTGCGCAACAAGAAGGTCGACGTGCTGCGCGCGATCCGCCCGATCCGGCCGGAAGAGGTGCACTCGGTGGCGGTGCGGGGACAGTACCGGCGCGGCGAGATGAACGGTGAAACGGTCCCGGGATACCGGGAGGAGCCGGGGGTGGCGCCCGATTCCCTCACCGAGACCTTTGCCGCTTTAAAGCTCTTCGTGGAGAACTGGCGCTGGCAGGGGGTGCCATTTTACCTTCGCACCGGAAAGAGGCTGCACACCAAAGCCTCCGAGGTCACCATCATGTTCCGCCCCGCGCCGCACCAGATGTTTCCGAGCGCCGCCGTGGAGAGCTGGCAGCCGAACCGGATGGTGATCAGGATCCAGCCGGAGGAGGGGATCGTGACCCGGATCCAGGTGAAGCAGCCCGGCACGCGGGTGCTTCTCGGGCCCGCGGAGATGCAGTTTCGCTACCGCGAGGCCTTCAGGACGGAGCCCCCCGAGGCGTACGAGACGCTCCTTCTGGATGTCATACGCGCCGACGCGACGCTTTTCATGCGGGCGGACCAGGTGGAGAGCGCCTGGAGCGTTATCTCCCCCATTCTGGAAGTGTGGGACTCGGTTCCGCCCACTTCCTTCCCCGACTACCCCGCAGGGAGCTTCGGGCCGGAGAGCGCGGATCTTCTCATCGCCAAGAGCGGTCACAGCTGGGTGCAGCCCGTGGTGATGCAGGAGGAAGGGGTGATGAAGTGTTAAAGATTTATGACGACCACGAAACCCTGAGCCGGGCCGCGGCGGAACTCTTCGCTCAGGAGGCGCGCCGGGTCGTGCCGGCGGCCGGCTCCTTTTCCGTCTGCATCTCCGGCGGGGAGACGCCGCGCCGCGCCTACCAGCTCCTTGCCGAGAAGCCGCTGCGTTCCCACATCCCGTGGCACGGCGTGCAGGTCTTTTTCGCCGACGAGCGGCTCGTCCCTCACGCCGACGAGCGCAGCAACGTGCAGATGGCGCGGCGGGCCCTGCTCGATCACGTCCCGCTCGCCGAGTCCCAGATTCGCGCGATACCCACGGAGGGTGAGCCTGAGCGGTGCGCCTCCCGCTACGAGGCGATGCTCATGGACCACTTCGCCGGGAGACCCCCCCGCTTCGATCTGGTCCTTCTGGGGCTGGGGGGGGACGGGCATACCGCGTCCCTTTTTCCGGGCACTCCGGCGCTGGACGAAGCGGAGCGCTGGGTCGCACCGGTGTACCAGGAGGGGGCGAAGATGAACCGGGTGACCCTCACGGCGCCGATCCTCAACCAGGCGGCGAAGGTCGCTTTCATTGTGTCAGGGAGTGAAAAGGCCGCCGTCCTTAAAGAAGTGCTGGAAGGGGATGCGCAGCTCCCGGCCCGACTCATAGCCCCGGTGCGGGGTGAGCTCCTTTGGCTCGTGGACCGCGAGGCCGCCCGGCTCCTGGAGTGACACCCTTGCCGTTCCCTGCAGCATATCTCGCCTCACTCGATGTGTGAAAGACGTCATTAATGGCTTTCCCATCTCCCGTCTCTATGGTACAGCTTTCTGCAGCAGCCAGATTCATGAGTGCCGGATCGGAGGGGGACAGGCACCTTTTGACAAAGGAGCCAGTCCCCCATACTGCAGTCGAGAGGGGTAATCTCCGTGTACGGTCAAGCCTTCGTCGAGAGAAGATCGAACAACTGGGGTCGCATCGAGGGGACGCCGACGCCTCTGGGCGCGGTCTGGGTGGATCAGGGGAATGCCTGCAACTTCGCGCTCTACTCACGCTACGCCACCGGCGTGACCCTGCTCCTTTATTCCCCGCAGGACGTGGTCATCCCCGTGCTCTCCTTTCCGATGAACTATCTGAAGAACAAGACGGGGAGGGTGTGGCATTGCCGGATTCCGGCGAGCCAGGTGCCGGAAGGAGGTTATTACGGCTATCGCGTCACGGGGCCCCTCGACCCGGACCGCGGGCACTATTTCGACCCCGACAAGGTGCTCCTCGACCCGCACGCGAGAGGGGTGTTCTTCCCGGAGAATTTTTCGCGCGAGCTGGCACGCTCCGAGGGGAGCAACGACGGGAGCGCGCCGCTCGGCCTCATCCCGCGGAAAGAAGAGAGCTTCGACTGGGGCGGAGACCGCCGCCCGCTCCACGGGCACGACACGGTCATCTACGAGCTGCACGTGAAGGGGTTCACGAAGCTCGACGGCCAGATCTCCCCTGAAAAAAGGGGGACATTCGCCGGGCTGGCCGAGAAGATCCCCTATCTCCAGGAACTGGGGGTGACGGTCCTCGAGCTTCTGCCGGTGCACCAGTACGACCCCCAGGAGGGGAACTATTGGGGGTACATGACCCTCAACTTCTTCACCCCCCATGTCTCCTACGGTAAAGAGGCGGGCGCCCCCGACGCGGTGCTGCGGGAGTT
The DNA window shown above is from Geomonas sp. RF6 and carries:
- the gnd gene encoding phosphogluconate dehydrogenase (NAD(+)-dependent, decarboxylating) encodes the protein MQVGMIGLGRMGGDMVRRLIRGGHECVVFGRRDEVVSAFEKEGAVGTRTLQDFVARLVKPRVVWLMVPVAAVDGLLADIVPLLEAGDIVIDGGNSYYHDDVRRARELAPRGLRYLDVGTSGGIWGAERGYCLMIGGDAEVAHYLAPVFATLAPGVAAAPRLPGRETQGSSTAEQGFLHCGPSGAGHFVKMVHNGIEYGLMAAYAEGLNILRHANAGEAERAVDAETTPLRHPEMYRYDFDLAQITELWRRGSVVASWLLDLSAQAFLQSPNLSEFQGRVSDSGEGRWTAIAAIEEGVPAPVLSAALYQRFSSRGEADFADRYLSALRFGFGGHLEKPV
- the pgl gene encoding 6-phosphogluconolactonase, with the translated sequence MLKIYDDHETLSRAAAELFAQEARRVVPAAGSFSVCISGGETPRRAYQLLAEKPLRSHIPWHGVQVFFADERLVPHADERSNVQMARRALLDHVPLAESQIRAIPTEGEPERCASRYEAMLMDHFAGRPPRFDLVLLGLGGDGHTASLFPGTPALDEAERWVAPVYQEGAKMNRVTLTAPILNQAAKVAFIVSGSEKAAVLKEVLEGDAQLPARLIAPVRGELLWLVDREAARLLE
- the tkt gene encoding transketolase encodes the protein MQSHSADLLPSDLDQLCINTIRFLSVDAVQKANSGHPGLPLGAAPMAYLLWSRFLRHNPRNPAWFNRDRFVLSGGHGSMLLYSLLHLTGYDLSLDDLKNFRQLGSRTPGHPERGRTAGVEVSTGPLGQGFANSVGMAIAEAHLAARYNRPGFDIIEHYSYGIASDGDLMEGVASEAASLAGHLKLGKLIYFYDDNRISLASSTDLTFTESRARRFEAYGWQVLVVDDANELMMLEKTLEAARRETTRPSLIIVRSHIGFGSPNKQDTFEAHGSPLGADEVRLTKERLGWPVDPPFLVPPEAQQHFRKAVDRGAELEKSWEELFERYSREYPDLAKELRDTITGKIPGDLSGSLPNFPADPKGMATRIASGKVLNALAAKVPNLLGGSADLNPSTFTALQGLGDLEAPGFAPKDRQGAVGGEWGYGGRNVHYGVREHAMGAISNGIAAHGGLIPYDATFLTFSDYMRPTLRLGALSELQVIHIYTHDSIALGEDGPTHQPVEHVASLRAIPHVVVLRPGDANETAVAWLLALERKAGPTALILSRQNVPTLDRARYAGAEGVRHGAYIISEAPEGKPQIILIGTGSELPLVLGVQDKLLERGVRARVVSMPSWELFEKQPPEYRRGVLPPEITARLAVEAGSPMGWQRYVGDHGDVLGVLDFGTSAPGTAALEAYGFTVENVCKRAFALIGMAGEGA
- a CDS encoding RpiB/LacA/LacB family sugar-phosphate isomerase, producing MRVGVAADHGGYALKSRVAEALASEGHEVVDFGAFQLEPSDDYPDFVLPLAKALSEGSIERGIAICTSGVGASIAANKVAGVRAALICDTYSARQGVEDDDMNVICLGSRLSGCADAVDLIKTFLGARFSGAERHRRRLGKIAKVEEAKCQVE
- the zwf gene encoding glucose-6-phosphate dehydrogenase, which produces MPRNLNLDPVVIVILGARGDLARRKLVPALYNLFLDRYLPDTFSIIGVSRKELSDEAYRQHLREAVDEFSRRGPTKDEQWNRFAANITYLSEDLSVPPTGNTLGEKLAEVDSHWSKRANRVYYLAIAPELFEAAARHLEQLGVCRDCTRDRIVIEKPFGRDLASARSLNRLIDSLFAESQIYRIDHYLGKETVQNILAFRFANSLFEPIWNRRYIDHVQITVAETVGVESRGEYYERAGALRDMVQNHLLQILCLVAMEPPVSFAADEVRNKKVDVLRAIRPIRPEEVHSVAVRGQYRRGEMNGETVPGYREEPGVAPDSLTETFAALKLFVENWRWQGVPFYLRTGKRLHTKASEVTIMFRPAPHQMFPSAAVESWQPNRMVIRIQPEEGIVTRIQVKQPGTRVLLGPAEMQFRYREAFRTEPPEAYETLLLDVIRADATLFMRADQVESAWSVISPILEVWDSVPPTSFPDYPAGSFGPESADLLIAKSGHSWVQPVVMQEEGVMKC